A genomic window from Mesorhizobium sp. CAU 1732 includes:
- a CDS encoding putative DNA modification/repair radical SAM protein: protein MSAPSLAQKLAILADAAKYDASCASSGGAGRNSLKSKGIGSTEGSGICHSYAPDGRCISLLKILLTNFCIYDCVYCVNRSSSNVRRARFTIDEVVNLTLDFYKRNYIEGLFLSSGVIRSPDETMAEMVEIARRLRIDHAFHGYIHLKMIPEASRDLIAQAGLYADRLSINVELPTDEGVKRLAPQKKPETIRVSMARLREKIEEKSEPTMRTKKRQRFAPAGQSTQMIVGADAATDSDILSTSARLYSGYHLRRVYYSAFSPIPDSSSALPLVRPPLMREHRLYQADWLMRFYGFERNEIVAGRPDGMLDLDIDPKLAWALVNRHAFPLDVNRAPREMLLRIPGIGTKVVTRMLDIRRYKRLRIEDVARLCQSIAKVRPFIVADGWSPRGMTDEENLRGRLVPAPKQLSLF, encoded by the coding sequence ATGTCAGCACCGTCACTCGCTCAAAAGCTTGCCATCCTCGCCGATGCCGCCAAATACGATGCGTCCTGCGCATCGTCGGGCGGTGCCGGTCGCAATTCGCTGAAATCCAAGGGCATCGGCTCGACCGAGGGGAGCGGCATCTGCCATTCCTACGCGCCGGATGGGCGCTGCATCTCGCTGCTCAAGATCCTGCTGACCAATTTCTGCATCTATGACTGCGTGTATTGCGTGAACCGGTCGTCCTCGAACGTGCGCCGCGCCCGTTTCACGATCGACGAAGTCGTCAATCTCACGCTCGATTTCTACAAGCGCAACTACATCGAGGGCCTGTTCCTTTCCTCGGGCGTGATCCGATCGCCGGACGAAACCATGGCCGAGATGGTGGAGATCGCGCGGCGGTTGCGGATCGATCACGCGTTTCATGGCTACATCCACCTCAAGATGATCCCCGAAGCGAGCCGCGACCTGATCGCGCAGGCGGGTCTTTACGCCGACCGGCTGTCGATCAATGTCGAACTGCCGACCGACGAGGGCGTGAAGCGGCTCGCACCGCAGAAGAAGCCCGAGACGATCCGCGTATCGATGGCTCGGCTGCGCGAAAAGATCGAGGAAAAGTCCGAGCCGACCATGCGGACCAAAAAGCGGCAGCGCTTCGCGCCGGCCGGACAATCGACGCAGATGATCGTCGGCGCGGACGCGGCCACGGATTCCGATATCCTTTCGACTTCCGCCCGGCTTTATTCGGGCTACCACCTCCGGCGCGTCTATTACTCGGCCTTCAGCCCAATCCCGGATTCATCGTCGGCCCTTCCGCTGGTGCGCCCGCCTCTGATGCGCGAGCACAGGCTTTATCAGGCGGATTGGCTGATGCGGTTCTACGGCTTCGAGCGCAACGAGATCGTCGCCGGCCGGCCGGATGGGATGCTCGATTTGGACATCGACCCCAAGCTTGCCTGGGCGCTCGTCAACCGCCACGCCTTCCCGCTCGACGTGAATCGCGCCCCGCGCGAGATGCTCTTACGCATTCCCGGCATCGGCACCAAGGTCGTCACGCGCATGCTGGACATCCGGCGATACAAGCGCCTCCGGATCGAGGATGTCGCCCGCCTCTGCCAGTCGATCGCGAAGGTGCGACCCTTCATCGTCGCCGATGGGTGGTCGCCGCGCGGCATGACGGACG
- a CDS encoding DMT family transporter encodes MTSTTNRSDTATPSPAIVLVICACFLFACLDTSAKYLVQQGMRPEFVSWARFAIHVVAVLVLFRAWSNPSMFKVKSLPAQILRGVFLFGSTVFNFLALQTLQLAETVSIYFFAPMVITALAGPLLGEWAGWRRWMAVLVGFVGVLVITRPGFGDFGVGHVFALISMSSYCFYVIMTRRMGAIETAESLIFYSALAPVLLMLPFVPSVASFPQDGLQWVLFLMLGLLGGFGHWLLIKAYKQATASALAPYPYSQMIWMIGFGYLVFDDFPDWWTLGGAAIIVASGLYIIHREHRLRLLERSAPNSEDQSLAKKL; translated from the coding sequence TTGACCTCCACGACCAACAGAAGCGACACGGCGACGCCGTCCCCGGCAATCGTGCTCGTGATCTGCGCTTGCTTTCTCTTCGCGTGCCTCGATACGTCCGCGAAATATCTGGTTCAGCAGGGCATGCGGCCGGAATTCGTGTCCTGGGCGCGTTTTGCGATCCATGTCGTGGCCGTGCTGGTGCTGTTCCGCGCATGGTCGAACCCGTCGATGTTCAAGGTGAAGAGCCTGCCGGCGCAGATCCTGCGCGGCGTCTTCCTGTTCGGCTCCACGGTCTTCAATTTCCTTGCGCTGCAGACGCTGCAACTCGCCGAGACGGTTTCGATCTATTTCTTCGCACCGATGGTGATCACGGCGCTTGCCGGTCCGCTGCTTGGCGAATGGGCCGGCTGGCGGCGCTGGATGGCCGTGCTGGTCGGGTTCGTCGGCGTGCTCGTCATCACGCGGCCGGGTTTCGGCGATTTCGGCGTCGGCCATGTCTTCGCGCTGATCTCGATGTCGAGCTATTGCTTCTACGTCATCATGACGCGCCGGATGGGGGCGATCGAGACGGCGGAAAGCCTGATCTTCTATTCGGCTCTGGCCCCCGTGCTGCTGATGCTGCCGTTCGTACCGTCGGTCGCGTCCTTTCCGCAGGATGGCCTTCAGTGGGTCCTGTTCCTGATGCTCGGCCTGCTTGGCGGGTTCGGGCATTGGCTCCTGATCAAGGCCTACAAGCAGGCGACGGCCTCGGCGCTCGCGCCATATCCCTATTCGCAGATGATCTGGATGATCGGCTTCGGCTATCTCGTCTTCGATGATTTCCCGGATTGGTGGACGCTGGGCGGAGCGGCCATCATCGTCGCCAGCGGCCTTTACATCATCCATCGCGAGCATCGGCTCAGGCTGCTGGAGCGCTCGGCTCCGAACAGCGAAGACCAGTCATTGGCAAAAAAGCTTTGA
- a CDS encoding WD40 repeat domain-containing protein yields MPTVAPLDLDAHCVAAVWLGNIPHFALADGVVHRLDNGHKHEAVHDGLLAAVPGDGGQSLITGGEDGKVFEVKPDGSKTEIASIGRKWVTTVAAGPRGAIAYATGRTAYVRLPDGKVKEFQHPRSVEGIAFAPKGMRIAVARYNGATLHFPAAEGKPVELEWAGAHTGVTFSPDGNFLVTTMQENALHGWKLADGKHMRMAGYPVKVKSLSWSAKGRWLASSGAPAAIVWPFLTKDGPMGKAPVELGTRGDSMVTSVACHPTDDVVAIGFADGMVLAGRIADQKEVLLRRPGKGAITALDWDAEGRRIAFGSEAGDCGVIDVAG; encoded by the coding sequence ATGCCCACCGTTGCTCCCCTCGATCTCGATGCGCACTGCGTCGCCGCAGTCTGGCTCGGAAACATCCCGCATTTCGCGCTCGCCGATGGCGTCGTGCATCGCCTCGACAACGGCCACAAGCACGAAGCCGTGCATGACGGCCTTCTGGCGGCCGTGCCCGGCGACGGAGGACAATCGCTGATCACCGGCGGCGAGGACGGCAAGGTCTTCGAGGTCAAGCCGGACGGATCGAAGACAGAGATCGCTTCGATCGGCCGCAAATGGGTGACGACCGTCGCTGCCGGTCCGCGCGGTGCGATCGCATACGCCACCGGCAGGACGGCCTATGTCCGTCTTCCCGACGGCAAGGTGAAGGAATTCCAGCATCCGCGCTCGGTGGAAGGCATCGCTTTCGCACCGAAGGGCATGCGGATCGCGGTCGCGCGCTACAACGGCGCGACGCTGCATTTCCCCGCCGCCGAGGGCAAGCCCGTCGAACTGGAATGGGCGGGCGCGCATACCGGCGTCACATTCTCGCCGGACGGCAATTTCCTCGTCACCACCATGCAGGAAAACGCGCTGCACGGCTGGAAGCTCGCAGATGGCAAGCACATGCGCATGGCCGGCTACCCGGTGAAGGTGAAGTCGCTGTCGTGGAGCGCGAAGGGCCGTTGGCTTGCCAGTTCAGGCGCTCCGGCTGCGATCGTCTGGCCCTTCCTGACCAAGGACGGCCCCATGGGCAAGGCGCCCGTCGAACTTGGCACGCGCGGCGATTCGATGGTCACGTCGGTCGCCTGCCACCCGACCGACGACGTCGTCGCGATCGGTTTTGCCGACGGGATGGTGCTCGCGGGCCGCATCGCCGACCAGAAGGAAGTGCTGCTGCGCCGCCCGGGCAAAGGCGCGATCACGGCGCTCGACTGGGACGCTGAAGGCCGCCGCATCGCCTTCGGGTCCGAAGCGGGCGACTGCGGCGTCATCGACGTGGCGGGCTGA
- a CDS encoding aspartate aminotransferase family protein, with product MAGAPEQAAGVIGGIARTRIDALRAREAKMYAHARPQSRKAMAEGVSGYLAGVPMHWMRDWPMPFAFVVEKASGATITDIDGHRLDDFCLGDTGSMFSHSPAPVARAIRRQARRGLTYMLPSTDALVLGDLLARRFGLPSWQIATTATDANRFALRVARAVTGRPKILVFNGCYHGSVDETMVNLRHGRPVNRPGLAGEFRDLTETTRIVEFNDLDALDAALGEGDVACVITEPVLTNSCMVLPQPGFHDGLRDLTRKHGTLLLIDETHTISTAPGGYTRAFGLEPDLFVLGKPVAGGVPASVWGMSADVAERWTAYEQTKEPGYSGMGTTLSANPLQFAAMRATLEEVMTEKAYAHMDKLAERLELGLRAAIERHGLPWHVARVGARVEFICAPGPLRNGAEAELAHAPELEAAIHVGLVNRGCLIAPFHNMMLISPATKKKQVDRLVEAFDEIVRELTSHV from the coding sequence GTGGCAGGAGCACCGGAGCAAGCAGCCGGCGTCATCGGCGGCATCGCGCGCACCCGCATCGACGCGCTGCGGGCGCGTGAAGCGAAGATGTACGCGCATGCCCGTCCGCAGTCGCGCAAGGCGATGGCCGAGGGCGTGAGCGGCTATCTGGCGGGCGTTCCGATGCACTGGATGCGCGACTGGCCGATGCCTTTCGCCTTCGTGGTGGAGAAGGCGTCCGGCGCCACGATCACGGATATCGATGGACACCGCCTGGACGATTTCTGCCTTGGCGACACCGGCTCGATGTTCAGCCATTCGCCCGCACCGGTCGCGCGCGCGATCAGGCGGCAGGCCAGGCGCGGCCTGACATACATGCTGCCTTCGACCGACGCGCTCGTGCTCGGTGATCTCCTGGCACGACGCTTCGGCCTGCCCTCTTGGCAGATCGCGACGACGGCGACGGATGCCAACCGGTTCGCGCTGCGCGTCGCGCGCGCGGTCACGGGACGGCCGAAAATCCTCGTCTTCAACGGCTGCTACCATGGCTCGGTAGACGAGACGATGGTGAACCTCAGGCATGGCCGGCCAGTCAACCGGCCCGGGCTGGCCGGCGAGTTCCGCGATCTCACCGAGACGACCCGCATCGTGGAGTTCAACGATCTCGACGCGCTGGATGCGGCGCTTGGCGAGGGCGACGTCGCTTGCGTCATAACCGAGCCTGTCCTGACCAATTCGTGCATGGTCCTCCCACAGCCGGGCTTTCACGATGGCTTGCGCGATCTCACCCGCAAGCACGGCACGCTGCTTCTCATCGACGAGACGCATACGATCTCGACCGCCCCCGGCGGCTATACGCGCGCCTTTGGACTCGAGCCTGATCTCTTCGTTCTCGGGAAGCCGGTGGCCGGTGGCGTGCCGGCCAGCGTCTGGGGCATGAGCGCCGACGTCGCGGAGCGCTGGACGGCTTATGAGCAGACCAAGGAGCCCGGCTATTCCGGCATGGGCACGACGCTGTCGGCCAACCCGCTCCAGTTCGCCGCGATGCGCGCCACACTGGAAGAGGTGATGACCGAGAAGGCCTATGCGCATATGGACAAGCTCGCCGAACGGCTGGAGCTTGGCCTGCGCGCGGCGATCGAACGTCACGGCCTGCCGTGGCATGTCGCCCGCGTCGGCGCGCGCGTCGAGTTCATCTGCGCGCCGGGGCCGCTGCGCAACGGCGCGGAAGCCGAGCTTGCCCATGCGCCGGAACTGGAGGCCGCGATCCATGTCGGCCTCGTCAATCGCGGCTGCCTGATCGCGCCTTTCCACAACATGATGCTGATCTCGCCGGCAACGAAGAAGAAGCAGGTCGATCGGCTGGTGGAAGCGTTCGATGAGATTGTCCGGGAGTTGACCTCACATGTCTGA
- a CDS encoding LacI family DNA-binding transcriptional regulator: MAQKIKLSTIAEALGVSTATVSLALRDSPLVADGTRERIKEHARTIGYIYNRRAASLRTSRSGIVGVVVHDIMNPFFAEILRSIESELDRSRQTFLLSNHYDQLEKQRTFIDTLLQLGADGVIMSPAIGTPPQDIQLAEDNGLPAVLIARSVEGADVPVFRGDDSYGIGIATNHLISLGHRRIVMIGGTDQTSTGRDRYRGYVIAMENAGLEVRTDWRMPGPRTKQGGFEASQQFLAHKDKPTAAVCWNDLVAIGLMNGIYRAGLTPGVDVSVTGYDDLEEAAIATPALTTVWNGQREVGRRAARALLDRLNGIEIHGGQELIRPELHVRQSTGKPVER, translated from the coding sequence CTGGCACAAAAGATCAAGCTCTCGACGATCGCCGAAGCGCTCGGCGTCTCGACCGCCACGGTGTCTCTGGCGCTGCGCGACAGCCCGTTGGTCGCCGACGGCACGCGCGAGCGCATCAAGGAACACGCGCGCACTATCGGCTACATCTACAACCGGCGCGCGGCGAGCCTTCGCACCTCGCGCTCGGGCATCGTGGGTGTCGTCGTGCACGACATCATGAACCCATTCTTCGCCGAAATCCTGCGCTCGATCGAGAGCGAGCTGGACCGCAGCCGGCAGACTTTCCTCCTGTCCAACCACTACGATCAGCTCGAAAAGCAGCGCACCTTCATCGACACGCTGCTGCAACTCGGCGCCGACGGCGTGATCATGTCGCCGGCGATCGGAACGCCGCCGCAGGATATCCAGCTTGCCGAGGATAATGGGCTGCCGGCGGTACTGATCGCGCGATCGGTCGAGGGGGCCGATGTGCCGGTGTTTCGCGGCGACGATTCCTATGGCATCGGGATCGCCACCAACCATCTGATCTCGCTCGGTCACCGCCGCATCGTGATGATCGGCGGCACGGACCAGACCTCCACCGGCCGAGATCGCTATCGCGGCTACGTCATCGCCATGGAGAATGCCGGGCTGGAGGTCCGCACCGACTGGCGCATGCCCGGCCCCCGGACGAAGCAGGGCGGCTTCGAGGCCTCCCAGCAATTCCTGGCGCACAAGGACAAGCCGACCGCGGCGGTTTGCTGGAACGACCTGGTCGCGATCGGTCTCATGAACGGTATCTACCGGGCCGGCCTGACACCGGGCGTCGACGTGTCCGTAACCGGGTACGACGATCTCGAGGAAGCCGCGATCGCCACGCCGGCGCTGACGACCGTATGGAACGGCCAGCGCGAAGTGGGGCGGCGTGCGGCGCGTGCGCTGCTCGATCGCCTGAACGGCATCGAAATCCATGGCGGGCAAGAGCTGATCCGGCCCGAACTCCATGTCAGGCAATCGACCGGAAAACCGGTCGAGCGCTAA
- a CDS encoding glutamine synthetase family protein, translated as MTSPSGSSPDEALAFLDAHLDIEAFDIVLTDANGVGRGKIIRRHELEAFYKGGRHLPISILGLDITGEDVHETGLIWDSGDGDLRAWPIPGTLKPLHGTTPPRGQALMSMYGLDGTPMTSDPRHALLRQVAAMKARGLHPAGAFELEFFLLANERDAEGRVQPARAVVDGRASGKTEVYSVDHLHGMEPLFSDIYAAAKAQGIPAETVISEYAPGQYELTLNYRKDVMQAADDLVMLKRIVRMQARRHGVTACFMAKPIERYAGSGMHFHVSLQDDAGRNVFAEEAEGTWNPKLLHAIGGLSHTMAESMLVFAPHANSWRRFVSQSYAPVAPTWGVNNRSVALRVPAGDVKARRIEHRPSGVDANPYLVAATILAGILKGLDDSLDPGPETTGNGYAADENDKAVMPADWLTAIKAAEGSAFLKSALGEDMHRTFTAIKRAEYLRVAKTVSELDYHLYLHEV; from the coding sequence ATGACCTCCCCCTCCGGCTCCTCCCCCGACGAGGCCCTCGCCTTCCTGGACGCGCATCTCGACATCGAGGCCTTCGACATCGTTTTGACCGATGCCAACGGCGTGGGACGCGGCAAGATCATCCGACGCCACGAACTTGAGGCGTTCTACAAAGGTGGCCGCCATCTGCCGATCTCGATCCTCGGCCTCGACATCACCGGTGAGGATGTCCACGAGACCGGCCTGATCTGGGATTCCGGCGACGGCGATTTGCGCGCATGGCCCATACCCGGCACGCTGAAGCCGCTTCACGGCACGACCCCGCCGCGCGGACAGGCGCTGATGTCGATGTATGGTCTCGACGGCACGCCGATGACCAGCGATCCGCGCCACGCGCTGCTTCGGCAAGTCGCGGCGATGAAGGCGCGCGGCCTGCATCCTGCCGGTGCCTTCGAACTCGAATTCTTCCTGCTGGCCAACGAACGCGACGCCGAAGGGCGCGTCCAACCGGCGCGCGCCGTCGTGGACGGGCGCGCCAGCGGCAAGACCGAAGTCTATTCCGTCGATCATTTGCACGGCATGGAGCCGCTGTTCTCCGACATCTACGCTGCGGCCAAAGCGCAGGGCATACCCGCCGAGACGGTGATTTCGGAATATGCGCCCGGCCAGTACGAGCTGACCCTGAACTACCGCAAAGACGTGATGCAGGCGGCCGACGATCTCGTCATGCTCAAGCGCATCGTACGCATGCAGGCGCGCCGCCACGGCGTCACCGCCTGCTTCATGGCAAAGCCGATCGAGCGCTATGCGGGATCCGGCATGCATTTCCACGTTTCGCTGCAGGACGATGCCGGCCGCAACGTCTTCGCGGAGGAGGCGGAGGGCACATGGAACCCCAAGCTGCTTCACGCGATCGGCGGGCTGTCGCACACGATGGCGGAATCCATGCTGGTCTTTGCCCCGCACGCCAATTCCTGGCGGCGTTTCGTCTCGCAATCCTACGCGCCCGTCGCGCCGACCTGGGGCGTCAACAACCGCTCGGTCGCCCTGCGTGTACCGGCCGGCGACGTGAAGGCGCGGCGCATCGAGCACCGCCCCTCCGGCGTCGACGCGAACCCCTATCTTGTGGCGGCGACGATACTCGCCGGCATTCTCAAGGGACTGGACGACAGCCTCGATCCGGGGCCTGAAACCACCGGCAATGGCTACGCGGCGGACGAAAACGACAAAGCCGTGATGCCGGCGGACTGGCTGACCGCGATCAAGGCGGCGGAGGGCTCGGCATTCCTGAAATCCGCTCTGGGCGAGGACATGCACCGCACGTTCACCGCGATCAAGCGGGCGGAATATCTGCGCGTGGCCAAGACCGTCAGCGAACTGGACTATCACCTCTACCTCCACGAGGTGTGA
- a CDS encoding GTP-binding protein has translation MPEAQAQIPVTVLTGYLGSGKTTLLNRILTEDHGKRYAVIVNEFGEIGIDNDLIVESDEEIYEMNNGCICCTVRGDLIRTVEGLMRRPGRFDAILVETTGLADPAPVAQTFFMDDDVRAKTKLDAVVALVDAKHLPLRLKDSKEAEDQIAFADVVVLNKTDLVTPEELRAVEAAVRAINPAAKIHKTERSGVALSEVLDRGAFDLKRALDNDPHFLDAQDHDHDHECGPDCDHDHHDHHHGEASAIHDVSVKSISLRSGEMDPKKFFPWLEKTTQMDGPNILRLKGIIALKDDPDRYVVQGVHMLLEGDHQRPWKDAEKHESRLVFIGRDLDVERLTRTFEACQA, from the coding sequence ATGCCCGAGGCACAGGCCCAAATCCCGGTGACGGTGCTCACCGGCTATCTCGGCTCCGGCAAGACCACGCTTTTGAACCGTATCCTCACCGAGGATCACGGCAAGCGCTACGCCGTCATCGTCAACGAGTTCGGCGAGATCGGCATCGACAATGATCTGATCGTGGAATCCGACGAGGAAATCTACGAGATGAACAATGGCTGCATCTGCTGCACGGTGCGCGGCGACCTGATCCGCACCGTCGAAGGCCTGATGCGACGTCCCGGCCGTTTCGACGCCATTCTGGTCGAGACGACCGGCCTCGCCGACCCCGCGCCGGTGGCGCAGACCTTCTTCATGGACGACGACGTGCGCGCCAAGACCAAGCTCGACGCCGTCGTCGCGCTGGTCGATGCCAAGCACCTGCCGCTGCGCCTGAAGGACTCCAAGGAAGCCGAAGACCAGATCGCATTTGCCGACGTCGTGGTCCTCAACAAGACCGATCTCGTGACGCCGGAAGAACTCCGCGCCGTCGAGGCAGCCGTGCGCGCGATCAACCCCGCGGCCAAGATCCACAAGACCGAGCGCTCCGGCGTGGCGCTGAGCGAGGTGCTGGATCGTGGCGCGTTCGACCTGAAGCGGGCGCTGGATAACGACCCGCATTTCCTCGACGCGCAGGATCACGATCACGACCACGAATGCGGCCCGGATTGCGATCACGACCATCACGACCATCACCACGGCGAGGCATCCGCGATCCACGACGTCTCGGTGAAATCGATCTCGCTGCGCAGCGGCGAGATGGACCCGAAGAAGTTCTTCCCATGGCTGGAAAAGACGACGCAGATGGACGGCCCCAACATCCTGCGCCTCAAGGGCATCATCGCGCTGAAGGACGATCCGGATCGTTACGTCGTGCAGGGCGTGCACATGCTGCTCGAAGGTGACCACCAGCGTCCCTGGAAGGATGCGGAGAAGCACGAGAGCCGGCTGGTGTTCATCGGCCGCGACCTCGACGTGGAGCGCCTGACGCGCACTTTTGAGGCCTGCCAGGCTTAG
- a CDS encoding creatininase family protein, whose protein sequence is MTASETKPDMRNTIAILPLGATEQHGPHLPFETDSIIAQGVVERAIGRLPQGADVIVLPVETIGYSIEHLDVPGTKSLAFDEAVNRWIGIGEECLRQGISRFVMLNAHGGNSPLMTIVATELRVRHAMLAVATSWTRFGYPLPIVSPEERAIGIHGGFIETSVMLALRPELVDMTKARDFPSAQTEFAQEFTHLRAYGPHAFGWMMSDLNPDGVAGNAAAATAEAGEAMLDHAASGFAELLGDVARFDMARLK, encoded by the coding sequence ATGACAGCCAGCGAAACAAAACCGGATATGCGCAACACCATCGCCATCTTGCCCCTCGGCGCGACGGAGCAGCATGGCCCGCATCTGCCGTTCGAGACCGACAGCATCATCGCGCAGGGCGTGGTCGAGCGTGCAATAGGCCGCCTTCCGCAAGGCGCTGACGTGATCGTTCTGCCGGTCGAAACGATCGGCTATTCGATCGAGCACTTGGACGTGCCGGGCACGAAGTCGCTAGCCTTCGACGAGGCCGTGAACCGCTGGATCGGCATCGGTGAGGAGTGCCTCCGGCAAGGGATCAGTCGGTTCGTGATGCTGAACGCCCATGGCGGGAACTCGCCGCTGATGACGATCGTCGCGACCGAACTGCGTGTGCGACACGCCATGCTGGCGGTCGCGACGAGTTGGACGCGGTTCGGGTATCCGCTGCCGATCGTTTCGCCGGAAGAACGCGCGATCGGCATCCATGGCGGTTTCATCGAAACCTCCGTGATGCTCGCGCTGCGGCCGGAACTGGTCGACATGACAAAGGCGCGCGACTTCCCCTCCGCGCAAACGGAATTTGCACAGGAATTCACGCATCTCCGCGCCTATGGTCCGCATGCCTTCGGCTGGATGATGAGCGATCTCAACCCGGACGGCGTGGCGGGGAACGCAGCAGCCGCAACAGCGGAAGCGGGAGAAGCCATGCTGGACCACGCTGCGAGCGGGTTTGCGGAACTGCTGGGGGACGTGGCGCGGTTCGACATGGCGAGGCTGAAGTGA
- a CDS encoding MarR family transcriptional regulator: protein MAKANKAAAMSRLHSAARLSRTALAARLLTHGFYAGQDQIMIALDREDGQTPGQLATRLGVRPPTVTKTINRLQSQGYLDKRASDSDARQANVFLTDEGRNAIKSIEKAVRKTEKQALKGLDKKEQKALLKLLARVESNLNGAVVPDDEDDPDTEE from the coding sequence ATGGCAAAGGCGAACAAGGCGGCAGCGATGAGCCGGCTTCATTCGGCGGCGCGCCTCTCGCGCACCGCACTCGCGGCGCGGCTTCTGACGCACGGCTTCTATGCCGGGCAGGACCAGATCATGATCGCGCTCGACCGCGAGGACGGGCAGACGCCCGGGCAACTGGCCACCCGGCTCGGTGTGCGGCCACCCACAGTGACCAAGACGATCAACCGCCTGCAAAGCCAGGGTTATCTCGACAAGCGCGCTTCGGATTCCGATGCGCGGCAGGCGAACGTGTTTCTCACCGACGAGGGCCGCAACGCGATCAAGTCGATCGAGAAGGCCGTGCGCAAGACCGAGAAACAGGCGCTGAAAGGCCTGGACAAGAAAGAGCAGAAGGCGCTGCTCAAGCTCCTGGCGCGGGTCGAATCCAACCTCAACGGGGCAGTCGTCCCCGATGACGAAGACGATCCCGACACCGAGGAATAG